Within Bacteroidota bacterium, the genomic segment ACATATTCTCACACTAGTTATGTATTTCAAGCAAAATTAACGAAATTATGAAAAACTTAATTTTTATAATCCTGATTACTCTAAGCTTTTCTTCAGTCTATTCGCAAAAGCTTCAATTGGGGCTCAAATTATCTCCTCAATTTTCTTGGATTAAATCAGATAATCCAGAGATTATGGATAATAATGGACTAGGAATCGGATTTTCTTACGGCCTAATGGTGAATTATTTCTTTCAGGACAATTATGGTCTCAATTTCGAATTATCGCATAGTTTACTTCAGTATTCATCCAGTTATAATGACACCTCAAATAATTTAGAAATTGTTAAGTGGAAACAGCAATATATCGAAATACCCATTGCATTAAAAATGCAAACGAATGAAATTGATGGAATGACTTATTACGGTAAAATAGGTATTAGCCCAATGATAAATACTTCGGCCAAATTGAATGAAATCAATAATAAAAATGAAATTAATTTTTTCAATGCTAATATTTTGGTTGGAGCTGGAGTTCACTATGGTTTAGGCGGAAATACTGTTTTGGTTGGTGGAATAACTTTCCACAATGGCTTATTGCGCATGAACAACAAAAAAATGACAATTGTTGATGATCATATTTTACCGAACGGATTAAAAGATGTTCAGCTTAAACCATCTTATGTATCACTGGATTTCGGAATTCTGTTTTAAAAATATATAATAATAAAAAAATGCGCATTGCGCTTGCTCAACTTAATTTTCAAATTGGAGCATTTGACTCCAATACGCAACAAATTATTTCTGCAATAAATACTGCCAAAGAGCAAAAAGCAGATTTAGTTGTTTTTCCTGAATTGGCAATTTCAGGATATCCTCCACAGGATTTCCTCGAATTCGATAGCTTTATTTATAAGTGTTTAAAATCTCTGACAAAAATTTCTGAGCATTGCGATACAATAGCAGCTATTGTGGGAACACCCTATGTTAATCCAAATACTGGAGGAAAGAAACTGTATAACTCAGCCTGCTTCATTTATGACAAGGAAATAAAGCAAGTAGTACACAAAACATTGCTCCCCGAATATGACATTTTTGATGAATGCAGGTATTTTGAACCTAATTTCAATTTTGAGTGTATAGATTTTAAAGGTTATAAAATTGCTTTAAGCATTTGTGAGGATTTATGGAATATATATACGCCATATTACTCTAGAAACCCTATGGATGAGCTTATTAAACAATCACCTGACCTGATGATTAATATAGCTGCATCTCCATTTTCATATGCACATGATGATGAACGTGAACTGGTTTTAAAAAGAAATGTCGACCGCTATAAAATTCCATTAGTATATGTAAACCATATTGGCGCTCAAACAGAAATCCTATATGATGGTGCTTCTAAGGCTATTAGTACAAATGGGAAAATTATTAAACAGCTTGCCCTATTTCAAGAAGAAATTTTTACAATCGAGCTTTCAGACCTTCAAAAAGAGGTTCAAAAAGAAACTGTTAAACATCCCGAAAAATATCATCTTATCCATGATGGATTGATCATGGGAATCAAAGATTATTTTTCAAA encodes:
- a CDS encoding PorT family protein, with the translated sequence MKNLIFIILITLSFSSVYSQKLQLGLKLSPQFSWIKSDNPEIMDNNGLGIGFSYGLMVNYFFQDNYGLNFELSHSLLQYSSSYNDTSNNLEIVKWKQQYIEIPIALKMQTNEIDGMTYYGKIGISPMINTSAKLNEINNKNEINFFNANILVGAGVHYGLGGNTVLVGGITFHNGLLRMNNKKMTIVDDHILPNGLKDVQLKPSYVSLDFGILF
- a CDS encoding NAD+ synthase, which gives rise to MRIALAQLNFQIGAFDSNTQQIISAINTAKEQKADLVVFPELAISGYPPQDFLEFDSFIYKCLKSLTKISEHCDTIAAIVGTPYVNPNTGGKKLYNSACFIYDKEIKQVVHKTLLPEYDIFDECRYFEPNFNFECIDFKGYKIALSICEDLWNIYTPYYSRNPMDELIKQSPDLMINIAASPFSYAHDDERELVLKRNVDRYKIPLVYVNHIGAQTEILYDGASKAISTNGKIIKQLALFQEEIFTIELSDLQKEVQKETVKHPEKYHLIHDGLIMGIKDYFSKLNFKKAIIGLSGGIDSALTLVLLQRALGAENVKAMLLPSMFSSDHSIKDAVDLALKLEVSYDIISIKSLYESFEKSLNPYFEGTSFDVAEENLQSRIRAVLLMAMSNKFGYILVNTSNKSELAVGYGTLYGDMCGGLSVLGDLYKTEVIKLSKFINREEEIIPLNILTKPPSAELKPDQKDSDSLPDYSILDKILINYIEKRKGFEELTTMGFDPVVVRKILNLVNNNEHKRYQAPPVLRVSDKAFGIGRRIPIVASYSI